The genomic stretch AAGGCCAGCCGCTGCTTGAGGGGCAGGCGGGCGACGACGCTGTCGAGCCGGGCTCGCGTTTCCTTGAAGAGGGTCTCGGCCTCGGGGCCGCTCCCGTCCGTCTCGGCCCGCGTGGCCCGGACGGCCGCGTGGGCGTTCCGCCGGCGCCGCTCGGCCCGGAAGTGGTTCCGGGCCAGGTTGGTCGCGATGGTGAACAGCCAGGCCCGCACGTTCGCGTCGAGCGCCAGCATCCGGTAGGCCTTGTAGGCGCGGAGGAAGGTCTCCTGGGCGAGGTCGTCCGCCTCGCTGCCGCGCGAGGTCACCCGGAGCAGGTAGCGGTAGATCTCCGCGTGGTGCGCCTCCACGAGGGTCTCGAAGGGTTGGTGGCCCATCGCGCCCTATACAACACCGAAGCACGACC from Candidatus Methylomirabilota bacterium encodes the following:
- a CDS encoding RNA polymerase sigma factor — encoded protein: MGHQPFETLVEAHHAEIYRYLLRVTSRGSEADDLAQETFLRAYKAYRMLALDANVRAWLFTIATNLARNHFRAERRRRNAHAAVRATRAETDGSGPEAETLFKETRARLDSVVARLPLKQRLAFVLRKVHDLDYDAIARSLDCSAESARAHVFQALKKIRQELQALAPPRMELQQ